In Phycodurus eques isolate BA_2022a chromosome 23, UOR_Pequ_1.1, whole genome shotgun sequence, a genomic segment contains:
- the tnfsf12 gene encoding tumor necrosis factor ligand superfamily member 12, whose translation MHRIAPRRRKLRALWASLALLALSVAACSALFTAWTWRQTRDLSQSFHILQERLEQVNTQRKAIVQLILEKRELLVGQRVKRDGGTLRGKHGNGKKAASHFEITKVSSQQVGEGGVIKGWEERVLNMSKAVSYNKEEGTFIVEKPGVYFLFCQVLFNEQESQYVKLDVVTGGQRPQKLQCMEGYGTTPSAGPHPSHFLKPCQVSGLLRLDKGTELHAVTGPSFRLHTVGNPSASPHVFSIFKVN comes from the exons ATGCATCGGATCGCCCCGCGGCGGCGCAAGCTCCGGGCGCTGTGGGCTTCGCTGGCGCTGCTGGCTCTGTCCGTGGCCGCCTGCAGCGCCCTCTTCACGGCGTGGACCTGGCGCCAGACGCGGGACCTGTCCCAGTCCTTCCACATTCTCCAGGAGCGCCTCGAGCAG GTCAACACGCAGAGGAAGGCCATTGTGCAGCTCATTCTGGAGAAGAGAGAGCTGCTCGTCGGCCAGCGAGTGAAGCGAGAcg GGGGGACGCTGCGCGGGAAGCACGGAAACGGCAAGAAAGCGGCGTCTCATTTCGAGA TCACTAAAGTCTCCTCTCAGCAAG TGGGAGAAGGAGGCGTGATCAAGGGCTGGGAGGAGCGCGTGCTGAACATGAGCAAAGCGGTGAGCTACAACAAGGAGGAAGGCACCTTCATCGTGGAGAAGCCGGGCGTCTACTTCCTCTTTTGTCAG GTCCTGTTCAACGAGCAGGAGTCCCAGTACGTCAAGCTGGACGTGGTGACGGGCGGCCAGAGGCCTCAGAAGCTGCAGTGCATGGAGGGCTACGGGACCACCCCGTCGGCCGGGCCGCACCCGTCGCACTTCCTGAAGCCGTGCCAGGTTTCGGGCCTCCTGCGCCTGGACAAGGGCACCGAGCTGCACGCCGTCACGGGCCCGTCCTTCCGGCTGCACACGGTGGGCAACCCGTCGGCCTCGCCTCACGTCTTCAGCATCTTCAAAGTCAACTGA